From a region of the Gossypium raimondii isolate GPD5lz chromosome 10, ASM2569854v1, whole genome shotgun sequence genome:
- the LOC128033941 gene encoding uncharacterized protein LOC128033941, whose product MENDFLDKVEDNATVRIWSEKVQLEKGDSLAKDYVLELWDYTRISVTQNSLQELREIWDKWNDENKQLVYSNYGDLPYLLDIKVDEQLFRALAQYWNPAYSCFTFGRVDLVPTVEEYTALLYCPRFQVDKAYSRAAYVPAFWKKLMNITSMGEQWIKARIKQKGECKCIPWKNLRDLILAHPDGKKKVDVFSLSIYGLVIFPRALGHVDEAVSDFFDRLGKGVTPVPAILAETFRSLNACRLAGEGRFIGCAQLLIAWFHIHFWKVDKVSYRVFSGHYSPLKEIVEDDVEWRAPWLIPDEIFYHCGSFDWVPLLGIRGAVGYAPLLVLRQYNSRQFVPATHGLAQCEFLYRGENYNKKVKEISQAWN is encoded by the exons ATGGAGAACGactttcttgataaagtggaagacaatgccACTGTCCGTATATGGTCAGAGAAAGTGCAATTGGAAAAGGGAGACAGTCTAGCCAAGGATTATGTGTTAGAGCTGTGGGACTACACTCGTATTAGTGTGACGCAAAATAGCCTTCAGGAGCTAAGGGAAATATGGGATAAGTGGAATGATGAGAACAAGCAGTTGGTCTACTCTAATTATGGAGACTTGCCATATTTGCTTGACATCAAGGTGGATGAACAATTGTTTCGGGCCCTTGCTCAATATTGGAATCCTGCATATAGCTGTTTCACTTTTGGCAGAGTAGATCTAGTGCCTACGGTGGAGGAATATACGGCTTTACTGTATTGTCCAAGGTTTCAGGTGGATAAAGCATATTCTAGAGCCGCGTATGTCCCGgcattttggaagaaattgatgaatattactAGCATGGGCGAGCAGTGGATCAAGGCCAGGATCAAGCAGAAAGGGGAGTGTAAATGTATTCCATGGAAGAATTTACGAGACTTGATCCTAGCACATCCTGATGGGAAAAAGAAGGTCGATGTGTTTTCTTTGAGTATCTACGGGTTAGTGATTTTCCCTAGAGCATTGGGGCACGTTGACGAAGCGGTTTCAGATTTCTTTGATCGGTTGGGTAAAGGGGTCACGCCTGTTCCTGCGATTTTGGCTGAGACATTTAGATCTTTGAACGCGTGTAGGCTAGCTGGTGAAGGCAGATTTATAGGTTGTGCACAATTGTTGATAGCTTGGTTCCATATTCATTTCTGGAAGGTTGACaaagtttcgtatcgggttttctctggGCATTACTCCCCGTTAAAAGAGATAGTGG aggatgatgtggaatggagagctccttggttgatTCCTGATGAAATTTTCTACCATTGTGGAAGCTTTGACTGGGTTCCGTTGCTAGGGATTCGGGGAGCCGTTGGGTATGCACCTTTACTGGTCCTAAGGCAATACAATTCAAGACAGTTTGTGCCGGCAACGCATGGTttagctcaatgtgagttctTGTACCGAGGagaaaattacaataaaaaggTGAAAGAAATTTCTCAGGCTTGGAATTAG